The Blautia pseudococcoides genome segment GGTACTGTTATATGGAAGAAGCTCTTAACACCCGTAGCACCGTCAATCTCCGCCGCTTCATAATAGTCGTGGGGAATCTCCTGCAGGCCGGATATAAATAACACCATGTTATAACCTATAATGGACCATACACCGATAACAGCAATAGAAAATACTGCGATCTTGGGATCTGATACCCATTTAACACTTGTATGGAACACATTGTTGATCAGACCGAAATCTGAGTTAAACAGCCATCTCCAAACCATGGCAACTGCCGCCGGTGCTGCAACCATGGGGAGGAAGATAATAGTACGGTAAATACCGCGGCCCTTCATTTTTCTGTTAAGCAGAACTGCCAGAACAAGAGCGATCACAATAGAGAACGGAACCTCTACGACCGCATATTTGAATGTGTTGATCAGAGACTGCCAAACTTCATGGTCTCCGAAAACTTTAATATAATTTTCTACTCCAACAAAGATATTTCCTTTTCCGAAATCCCCTGTCTTAAAGAAACTCTGGTACAGAGTCTGGAAAATCGGGATGATATTTAAAATAACCAGTCCAATCACAGTTGGAAGGATAAACAGCCAGCCCCACAAAAACTCGCTGCGTTCCCTGCTGGTTTTCATTTGTTTCTTTGCATTCCCATTACTAGCCACGCCACTCACTCCTTTTCCAAATACAGGCAGATTCTTACGAACCTGCCTGCAATTTAATCCTCGGTCAATTCAGCTTCTTTTCGATCACTCTTCGGCTAATTTCTCATTCATCTGCTCTGCCATCTTCTTGCAGGCATCTTCCATGGACATTTCACCGGTATATACACTCTTTAAGATTTCATTGTCTTCATTTTCCCAGGTAACTGTTGTCTTGGAGTAAGGTCTGATCACCATGTCATCCATCATGTTCAGGTATGCTTCCAGATTAAAGTCAGCAGATTTTGCCCATGCATCAGATGTACCTGTGTATGCGGACATTGTAACACCAAGTTCAGCCTGTTTTTCCTGTGCTTCTTTGGAGCCCAGGTATTCGATCAGCTGCCAAGCTTCGTCTGTATGCCCGCCGTTTGCTGCTGCTGCCCATCCAAGACCATTATAAATAGAAGCTCTTCTACCTGTTTCTGCATTCTTCGGAAGTTCTACAACGTCACAGTTTTCTGCTGTGTACTCATTGTCGCGGTATGCTGCCAGCATCCAGGAACCCTGGAATACCATAGCTACTTTGCCGGACTGGAACAGTACGTCCTCACCATTCTCAGACATAGTCTCGATGGAAGGCATAACGCCGTCTTTGATCCATCCTTCTAACATCTGCATTGCTTCGATGGTCTTAGGATCATCCCATCCGGATTTTTTCTTGTCATCGCTGATCACTGTTCCGCCGTTATCATAGATCATGTTGTAATAACCGGCCTGGTTGTTGTCGTTTCTAAGTGCCATACCGTACTGGCTTCCGTCTTCTTTTGTCAGCTTCTTAGCTGCCTCTGTCACGTCATCCCAAGTCCAGTCTGCTGTAGGATATTCAAGGCCTGCCTCGTCAAACATTGTTTTGTTATACCAAAGCGCAATAGTATCTACATCCTTAGGAACTGCATAACATTTATCTTCATATGTATACAGGCCCCAGATATCTGACGGGTAGTTTTCCGGGTCGATCTTATCGCTGGCTGCAATCTTGTCTGTCAGATCAAGAAGCATGTCATTGGACATATATCTCTGGCTCTCGTTAGAGTGCATCCAGAATACATCCGGAAGGGAACCGCCCTGCGCGCCTGCCTCTAACATGGTCCAGTACTCGTCCCATTTTACAACGGAGAGTTTTGTCTTGATTCCGGTCTGCTCTGTGAAGCCTGCCAGGATCTCTTTGATTCCGGGTTCCTGGTAGGGATCCCAGATAGATACAGAAAGTTCTGCGTCGCTGGAGCCTTTGCTTTCTTCACCTTCGGTTTTGTCTCCTTCGCTCTCTGTCTTGGTGCCGCTGTCACCAGACTCTTTTGTGTCTCCGCCGCTGTTACCTCCACATGCTGTCAGTGACAGTGCCATAACGCTTGCCAGTGATAATGCTGCTACCTTTCTGAATTTCATACTTGCTCCTCCTTTTGCATTAAAGCTTTCGTCAGATTAACAGTTTTTACTGTATCTCTGAGTGATAACCTTATTATAATTGCACATGGAATAATGTTAAATGGATATATGTTTTTATAATATGTCATAATGTTATATGTTTGTGCGGTTTTTACACTTTTCATTGATTTCATGGGCTTTTCCTTACAGTTTACTTCAGGTTCAAGCTTTGTTTTCCATATACTTTTGGTTGTTTTCGTCACAATGACGGGTTCATTCTCACATATTAACACCACATTAAATCTAAATGAGGTTACATTATTCCATATTTTTTACATTTTTCCTGTTTTTTCTATTGTTTTGCGCAAAATTACATACCCCAATTGCATTCTTCACCATTTAATGCTAGAATAGCCCTTAGATAAACATCAAAATTCTTCATTTCAGAAAGGGCGGGAATTATGAATCTTTTAAACGAAGACAATGTAGTTCACATTTTTCTCAGCAGGATCGGCGATCTGGTAGCAGCTAATCTTCTGTTCATTGTCTGCTGCATCCCCATTGTCACCATAGGACCGGCGCTCACAGCACTATACCACTGCACCCTGCGCATGGTAAAAGGAAATGACAGCAGTACAGCCAAAACATTTTTCCGCGCGTTTAAGCAGAACTTTCTCCAGTCCCTTGTTGTGTGGCTGGGTATTTTGCTGGTGGGTGTCATATTGTTTCTGAACCTTCGCTTTCTGATCCAGGCACAGGGACAGTCCTCATATGGTAAGATCTTATTCTACATGTCAGGAGCGCTTATGGGGCTTTGGGTCATAACAGCACTCTATATATTTCCTGTGATCGCCGCTTTTGCCAACACCACCAGGAACCTGCTGAAAAATTCCGTTCTTTTTGCCTTCATGCATTTTCCTTCCACGCTTGCTATGGCTGTTATCACAATTCTGCCTATGTTTATGACTTATCAGGATTTGGAGCTGATGCCGCTTTATGCGTCCTGCTGGTTTTTCTTCGGCTTCGCGCTGACGGCCTATATTGACTCTTTCCTGCTGTACCGGATTTTCCGGCCTTACCTTGAAAAAGAAAAGGATCCTCAAAAAGAGGAGCAGAAATAGACACAAAAAAGACACCGCCCTCTGCAGCAGCCCGATCCGTATTTAACGAACAGCGCTCCCTGCACAGGCGGTGCCTTCTTTCTCATTTCAGCAGTTCATCCAAAACTGCTTTTGCCATAACAATATCTTTCTTTTGCTCTTCCCCGGAAATCTCACGCTCGATGGTGATGTCCCCGGCATATCCGATTTCTTTCAGTTTTGCCACAAAGGCAGGGTAATTTACCTTTCCCTGTCCCAGAGGCACTTCATCCCCCAGCATATGGCCGTCTGTAGGATATTTTCCGTCCTTGCCGTGGATCCCCATGACGTACTCACCGAACACTTCCAGCGCATCCACGGGATTTGCCTTTCCGTACATTACCAGGTTTGCAGGGTCCAGATTAATACCCACATTTCCTTTTCCCAGTTCTTTTTCTATATCCTGGATAGCCCTTTTTAAAGTAACCGGCGTCTCCTGTCCTGTCTCAAACAGAAAGTTCTGTCCATTCTCCCTGCACTGTTTCACCAGCTCTTTCAGACACGCAAGAACTCCCGCATAGTTTGGGTCATAGGGATTTTCAGGCATATATCCCACGTGTGTAGCCACATCCTTAACATGGATCATAGCAGCGAATGCAACGCCCTTCTGCAGCATTTTCACCCGCTCGAAACGAAACGCCTCGGGCACAAGTCCCAGGGTAAGCTGGCCGTCATAGAAATCCCATACTCTTGGACCTTCCCACCCGCACCAGAATGCCGTGATATCCACATCATGGTGTTTGGCAGCCGCATTGACCTGATCTGCAGTCTCCTGGTTCATGATCTCTTTATCCCAGCAAACAAGCTGGCAGCTCTCCATTCCCATGGAACGCAGCTCCGCGAATTTGGCATCCACATCCGTATCCCGGAAAATTTCGATCAAAACTCCTACTCTCATAAATAAATACCTCTCTTTTTCTTTTCTCAACCTTTCACTGCACCCGCTGTAATTCCGCCTACAATGTGTTTCTGCATGATCACGAAGAAGATCAAACTGGGGATCATGGACATCACAATACCGGGCAGAGCATGTTCCCAGTCGGCCGTCTGTGCGGAGAACTGCATATAAAGGGCGTTCTGTATGTTCATCGCCTTGGCATTTCCGCCTACGATCAACTGGTTGGTAATGATATCATTCCAGGTAGCCAGGGTATCCAGAACCACAACCGTGGTCAGGATAGGCTTCAGCAGCGGCAGCACAATGTTAAAGTACGTTCTGACCTTGCTGGCACCGTCAATACAGGCGCACTCTTCCAGCTCAATAGGTACATTTTTTACAAATCCGTGGATCATGTAAACAGCCAGGGGCATACAGAGTCCTGTACTCACCAGTATATAGCCAATCTTACTTCCTGTCATTCCAAGATTTGCAACCAGTCTCGTCAGCGTGATCATGTAGGACTGGAACGGCACCATCATAGGGATAATGATCAGCACAAAGCACACGCCTGACAGTTTCCCTTTTGTCCTGGCCAGCTTATACGCAGCCATAGGTGCCAGCAGCGCAATGATCAGCACTGTACATATGGTATATAGCAGCGTATTTCCGATCAGCAGCGGAAAGTCAAACTTAGTCCATGTCTCAATATACATATTCAGACTCCAGCTCTTAGGAAGGGCCAGGAATTCCTGCAGCATATCATTATACGGTTTAAACGAGTTAATAAATATCAGAAGCAGGGGCATCAGCCAGAACACGGAACATATGAACACAATAATGGAAAGAACGCTTATTTTTCCCGCTTTTTTCATTATGCCTCTACCTCCTTACTCTTGGTCACTTTAAGCTGTATTACTGTTACGATCAGAACAAACATTACAAATACAAGGGATTTCGCGGTTGCCATTCCATACCGGTTGTTGACAAACGCCTCTTTATAAATATTGTACGCCACAGATATCGTGGAGTTCGCCGGACCACCCTTGGTAAATACCATGATCACATCAAACAACTTGAACGCAAACGTCAGAGATGTAAGCATACAGATGGAAACCGCCGGCATGATCAGAGGCACTGTCACTTTTCTTAGAACCTGGAACTTATTGGCACCGTCTATTTTCGCGGCTTCGATCAATTCTTTCGGCACCGCAATAATACCCGCTATGTAATTCACCATATAAAATCCAAGATTCTGCCACACCGTCATGATCACCACAACAAAGAATGCCAGTTTAGCCGTACCAAGCCAGCTCCAGTTAAACATCTCCCATCCTGTCACCTGATACAGCGCCTCAAATCCCGGACCCAGAATAAATTTCCAGATCAAGCTGATCGCAGTCAAACTGATGATGTACGGGATATAATAAAACGCACGTCCTACACTTGAACTCTTCTTCTCTTTCGCCATGACCAGCGCCACCGTAAGAGAGAGCACGTTTACGATCACAACATAGAACACTGAGAATTTCAGTGTAAACGCAGTACTCTTCCAAAACAGCGCATCGTTGGTAAATATATTTACAAAGTTCTGAAGTCCCACAAACTCCATATCCTTACTGATTCCATTCCAGTCAAACACAGAATAATACAGATTCATCAGAAACGGCACATCTGTGGAAAAAAGAACAAACGCCACTGCCGGAAACACAAACAATGCAAATATCAATAAATCTTTTGTTTTTCCTTTGCCTTTCACTTTCACGCCTCCAAATTTCCCCTTTCCGAAACAGCAGACCGCACTGTCCGCCCGTCTTAAAAAACGGGGCCGTTGCAGCCGCAACAGCCCCGTCCGGTCATCGTTACCCCGCCGCAGTTTCCAGCTTTACTGTACAACCCATCCGTTCTGGAATTCTTCAGTTACCTGTTCCGCAGTCATATCACCTGTCATATAAGCCTGCAGTGCCGGTCCCACAATGTCGCCGTATCCGTTTGGCTCGATAGTATGGATCCATCCGTTTGTCTTGCCTTCTTCCACATATGTGGATGCATCGTTAGCAAGGGCGCCCTTTACATCCATATCTGTCTTTGCACCGGGAACAGCGCCGACACCGTCACACATCCATTTCTGGCCCTCCTCAGATGTGAGGATGTATTCCAGATATTCTTTTGCCAGATCAAGGTTTTCGGAATCTTTGTTTACAAGGTATGTCCAGTTACAGGAGGACAGCAATGTGACATCCTCTGCGTTATCACTTACCGGGCAGGGAAGGAATCCCAGGTTCGCGTCCGGATTGAAGGAATCCAGTGTGGACTGGCACCAGTCACCCATATGGATAATGGCTGCCTCGCCATTTGCAAGCATGTTCTCACTTGTCTCCCAGTCAACCTCAAGAGGCTTGTCCGGTCCGTATTTTACAGCCAGGTCCAGAAGACGGAATACGTTCTGGAAATTTTTCAGATCTTTGAATTTCATATCTCCGCTGTTCAGTTTCTCTACAACACCCTTAGCGTCCAGGGATTTGTCCATCATGTAATGTGTGGACAACTGCTGCAGCACCCATGTTTCTTTTGCCGCAAGTGCAAATGCGGTGATGCCTGCTGCATCTAACTTCTCGCAGGCTGCTTCCAGCTCATCCATGGTTTTCGGAAGTTCTGTGATCCCTGCTTTTTCAAACAAATCTTTGTTGTAGATCATTCCCATATTTTCATAAGTCCAGGGCAGGGACATGATTTTTCCGTCAGCGTCTCTTCCTGTCTCCAAAGCCGCCTCATTAAATTTATCCAGGACTTCCTTGTCATCCGTCCAGTCATAAGCGTATTCATAATATTTCTGTGCTGATGTTCCGGACTCCACGTCAAACACATCCGGGATATCCCCTGAGTTAATACGTGACTGAAGAAGTGTGTTGCTGTCATTGGCAGCGTGCTGTACTTCAATCTTAACGCCAGGGTGTGATTCCTCGAACTTTTTGGCCATCTCCGCATACTCATCCAGGCCGTAAGCATGGGCATCGAATACCTTCAGGGTAATCTCCCCGCTGCTGTCTTTGCTGTCCTTTTTCGCCTGGCTCTTAGCCTCATCTGAGCCGCCGCAGGCTGTCAGGCAGGATGCTGCCAATGCCGCTGTCATCAGAACCGCCAGTGTTTTCTTCATCATAATTTTTCCTCCTTGAAATATATCATTATTTTTATTTCCTTTTCACATATTCCTTTGCCCGTCTCCACTCTTCAATTCCCTGACGGACCGATTTAATTCCTTCTTCCAGAGGCGCAACCTCCACTTCTCTGCCGTCCCGGAGACATTCAATAAAATATTTGATCTCCGTGTAGTACGGTCCCAGGTTGGAAACATTGATCCCCGCCGAATCATCCTTCACGTTATATTCCCGCTCAAGCTGGGGATACTCAATGGTTCCGTCATTTTTATAAACTGCCAGCGGTTTTTCCTCCCGCCCGCGGAATACAATACTTGCCTCCTCAAAGCATGCATGGAAACTGGCCTCAAAAGGAAGCGCGGAGCTGATA includes the following:
- a CDS encoding sugar phosphate isomerase/epimerase family protein — its product is MRVGVLIEIFRDTDVDAKFAELRSMGMESCQLVCWDKEIMNQETADQVNAAAKHHDVDITAFWCGWEGPRVWDFYDGQLTLGLVPEAFRFERVKMLQKGVAFAAMIHVKDVATHVGYMPENPYDPNYAGVLACLKELVKQCRENGQNFLFETGQETPVTLKRAIQDIEKELGKGNVGINLDPANLVMYGKANPVDALEVFGEYVMGIHGKDGKYPTDGHMLGDEVPLGQGKVNYPAFVAKLKEIGYAGDITIEREISGEEQKKDIVMAKAVLDELLK
- a CDS encoding ABC transporter substrate-binding protein translates to MKFRKVAALSLASVMALSLTACGGNSGGDTKESGDSGTKTESEGDKTEGEESKGSSDAELSVSIWDPYQEPGIKEILAGFTEQTGIKTKLSVVKWDEYWTMLEAGAQGGSLPDVFWMHSNESQRYMSNDMLLDLTDKIAASDKIDPENYPSDIWGLYTYEDKCYAVPKDVDTIALWYNKTMFDEAGLEYPTADWTWDDVTEAAKKLTKEDGSQYGMALRNDNNQAGYYNMIYDNGGTVISDDKKKSGWDDPKTIEAMQMLEGWIKDGVMPSIETMSENGEDVLFQSGKVAMVFQGSWMLAAYRDNEYTAENCDVVELPKNAETGRRASIYNGLGWAAAANGGHTDEAWQLIEYLGSKEAQEKQAELGVTMSAYTGTSDAWAKSADFNLEAYLNMMDDMVIRPYSKTTVTWENEDNEILKSVYTGEMSMEDACKKMAEQMNEKLAEE
- a CDS encoding YesL family protein, encoding MNLLNEDNVVHIFLSRIGDLVAANLLFIVCCIPIVTIGPALTALYHCTLRMVKGNDSSTAKTFFRAFKQNFLQSLVVWLGILLVGVILFLNLRFLIQAQGQSSYGKILFYMSGALMGLWVITALYIFPVIAAFANTTRNLLKNSVLFAFMHFPSTLAMAVITILPMFMTYQDLELMPLYASCWFFFGFALTAYIDSFLLYRIFRPYLEKEKDPQKEEQK
- a CDS encoding carbohydrate ABC transporter permease; the protein is MKTSRERSEFLWGWLFILPTVIGLVILNIIPIFQTLYQSFFKTGDFGKGNIFVGVENYIKVFGDHEVWQSLINTFKYAVVEVPFSIVIALVLAVLLNRKMKGRGIYRTIIFLPMVAAPAAVAMVWRWLFNSDFGLINNVFHTSVKWVSDPKIAVFSIAVIGVWSIIGYNMVLFISGLQEIPHDYYEAAEIDGATGVKSFFHITVPLLSPTIFFVLVTRVIGSLQVFDLMYMVMDKSNPALEKTQSLVYLFYKYAFINKNMGYGATIVILLLIITMIITVFQMIGQKKWVFYN
- a CDS encoding ABC transporter substrate-binding protein → MMKKTLAVLMTAALAASCLTACGGSDEAKSQAKKDSKDSSGEITLKVFDAHAYGLDEYAEMAKKFEESHPGVKIEVQHAANDSNTLLQSRINSGDIPDVFDVESGTSAQKYYEYAYDWTDDKEVLDKFNEAALETGRDADGKIMSLPWTYENMGMIYNKDLFEKAGITELPKTMDELEAACEKLDAAGITAFALAAKETWVLQQLSTHYMMDKSLDAKGVVEKLNSGDMKFKDLKNFQNVFRLLDLAVKYGPDKPLEVDWETSENMLANGEAAIIHMGDWCQSTLDSFNPDANLGFLPCPVSDNAEDVTLLSSCNWTYLVNKDSENLDLAKEYLEYILTSEEGQKWMCDGVGAVPGAKTDMDVKGALANDASTYVEEGKTNGWIHTIEPNGYGDIVGPALQAYMTGDMTAEQVTEEFQNGWVVQ
- a CDS encoding carbohydrate ABC transporter permease; protein product: MKGKGKTKDLLIFALFVFPAVAFVLFSTDVPFLMNLYYSVFDWNGISKDMEFVGLQNFVNIFTNDALFWKSTAFTLKFSVFYVVIVNVLSLTVALVMAKEKKSSSVGRAFYYIPYIISLTAISLIWKFILGPGFEALYQVTGWEMFNWSWLGTAKLAFFVVVIMTVWQNLGFYMVNYIAGIIAVPKELIEAAKIDGANKFQVLRKVTVPLIMPAVSICMLTSLTFAFKLFDVIMVFTKGGPANSTISVAYNIYKEAFVNNRYGMATAKSLVFVMFVLIVTVIQLKVTKSKEVEA
- a CDS encoding carbohydrate ABC transporter permease produces the protein MKKAGKISVLSIIVFICSVFWLMPLLLIFINSFKPYNDMLQEFLALPKSWSLNMYIETWTKFDFPLLIGNTLLYTICTVLIIALLAPMAAYKLARTKGKLSGVCFVLIIIPMMVPFQSYMITLTRLVANLGMTGSKIGYILVSTGLCMPLAVYMIHGFVKNVPIELEECACIDGASKVRTYFNIVLPLLKPILTTVVVLDTLATWNDIITNQLIVGGNAKAMNIQNALYMQFSAQTADWEHALPGIVMSMIPSLIFFVIMQKHIVGGITAGAVKG